Proteins found in one Alteromonas macleodii genomic segment:
- a CDS encoding pyruvate, water dikinase regulatory protein, whose protein sequence is MRTAFYISDGTAITAEVFGHALLSLFPVSFNHNTIPFVETEEQAHKVLQQISESFQDTGERPLVFYTIVNVDIRKIISKSVGINYNFLDQFVAPLEKVLGVPSKPEKHRTHSIHETTYDIRIEAVNYALANDDGSNLKDYDEADIILTGVSRSGKTPTSLYLALQYGIKAANYPFTEEDMGDMLKLPPALRRFKHKLFGLTIAADRLHQIRSERRANSKYASLPQCRMELREVENLYRKEKIPFLNSTKYSIEEISAKILAETGLKRRKY, encoded by the coding sequence GTGCGCACAGCTTTTTATATTTCGGATGGTACAGCCATCACTGCAGAGGTCTTTGGCCACGCCCTGCTTTCTCTGTTTCCCGTTTCTTTCAACCACAACACCATTCCTTTCGTTGAAACTGAGGAACAAGCTCACAAAGTTTTGCAGCAAATTTCTGAAAGTTTTCAAGACACCGGAGAAAGGCCGCTCGTTTTTTATACAATTGTGAATGTAGATATTCGCAAGATAATCTCTAAATCTGTAGGTATTAACTATAATTTTCTCGATCAATTTGTCGCGCCGTTAGAAAAAGTATTGGGTGTTCCTTCAAAACCAGAAAAACACCGTACACATAGTATTCATGAAACTACCTACGACATTAGAATTGAAGCCGTGAACTACGCGTTGGCCAATGATGATGGTTCTAACCTGAAAGACTATGACGAAGCCGATATCATACTTACCGGTGTATCCCGTTCGGGTAAAACCCCCACAAGCCTTTATTTAGCGCTTCAATACGGAATAAAAGCAGCAAACTACCCTTTTACAGAGGAAGACATGGGCGACATGCTAAAGCTTCCCCCTGCCCTACGCAGGTTCAAACATAAGCTTTTTGGGCTAACGATCGCAGCGGATAGACTCCATCAAATACGTTCAGAGCGCCGTGCAAACAGCAAATATGCATCGCTGCCACAGTGTCGGATGGAACTGCGTGAAGTAGAAAACTTGTATAGAAAGGAAAAAATCCCGTTTTTAAATAGCACCAAGTACTCGATTGAAGAGATTTCAGCAAAAATATTGGCAGAGACGGGGCTCAAACGTCGTAAGTACTAA
- a CDS encoding PGPGW domain-containing protein — translation MRILRLTLGAILFVGGIVLTLLPGSILFVVAGLVLLSYDWPRARGWLKYSQRTMTMSARKIDRFLLMRKLR, via the coding sequence ATGCGTATACTAAGACTTACTCTGGGAGCAATTTTATTTGTTGGCGGAATTGTTTTGACACTACTTCCTGGCTCTATCCTTTTTGTCGTAGCAGGTTTAGTACTGTTAAGTTACGACTGGCCAAGGGCACGTGGCTGGCTTAAGTATAGCCAGCGGACAATGACAATGAGCGCACGCAAAATAGACCGTTTTCTTCTTATGCGAAAGCTTCGATAG
- the purB gene encoding adenylosuccinate lyase, whose protein sequence is MELSQLTAISPVDGRYAGKSVELRSIFSEYGLLKYRVEVEVRWLQMLSTNPQIEEVPAFSDTSNALLDQIVAEFSVEDAMRIKEIERTTNHDVKAVEYFLKEKVADNSELSAVNEFIHFACTSEDINNLSHGLMLREARETVILPYCDKLIEALVELAKRYQNVPMMARTHGQPASPTTMGKEMANVAIRLKRQRSQIAGVELLGKINGAVGNYNAHLSAYKDVDWHGVSEKFVTSLGLTWNPFTTQIEPHDYIAEMFDAVARFNTILIDFDRDVWGYIALGHFKQKTVAGEIGSSTMPHKVNPIDFENSEGNLGLANAIFDHLAAKLPISRWQRDLTDSTVLRNLGVGVGYAVIAYQATLKGISKLEVNEQSLLNELDNNWELLAEPIQTVMRRYGIEKPYEKLKELTRGKKVNAEVIAEFIDNLDMPDAAKAELKALSPATYIGDAIRLVDQL, encoded by the coding sequence GTGGAACTGAGTCAGTTAACTGCAATTTCCCCTGTCGATGGTCGATATGCTGGCAAAAGCGTAGAATTACGCAGTATTTTCAGCGAATATGGCTTATTAAAATACCGTGTAGAAGTAGAAGTACGTTGGTTGCAAATGCTGTCTACTAACCCACAAATTGAAGAAGTTCCTGCCTTCTCAGACACGTCAAACGCGCTATTAGATCAAATAGTCGCTGAATTTAGCGTTGAAGATGCGATGCGTATCAAAGAAATTGAGCGCACAACAAATCACGACGTAAAAGCCGTTGAATACTTCCTTAAAGAGAAAGTAGCAGACAACAGTGAGCTTTCTGCGGTCAACGAGTTCATTCACTTTGCGTGTACGTCTGAAGACATAAACAACCTTTCTCACGGCCTAATGCTTCGTGAAGCCCGCGAAACTGTTATTCTTCCTTACTGTGACAAATTAATCGAAGCGCTAGTAGAACTTGCTAAGCGTTATCAGAATGTACCTATGATGGCCCGTACCCACGGTCAGCCAGCCTCTCCTACTACTATGGGTAAAGAGATGGCAAACGTGGCTATTCGCTTGAAGCGTCAGCGCAGTCAAATTGCAGGTGTTGAACTGCTTGGCAAAATTAACGGTGCTGTGGGCAACTACAATGCACACTTGTCTGCCTATAAAGATGTAGACTGGCATGGCGTTTCAGAAAAGTTCGTTACCTCACTTGGACTTACCTGGAACCCGTTCACTACGCAAATCGAACCTCACGATTATATCGCTGAAATGTTCGACGCTGTTGCCCGCTTTAACACCATTCTTATCGATTTCGATCGTGACGTTTGGGGTTACATTGCACTAGGTCACTTTAAGCAAAAAACTGTTGCTGGCGAAATTGGCTCATCCACTATGCCGCATAAAGTTAACCCTATCGATTTTGAAAATTCTGAAGGTAACTTGGGTTTAGCCAATGCTATCTTTGACCACCTTGCTGCCAAATTGCCAATTTCGCGCTGGCAACGCGACCTTACTGATTCAACGGTCCTTCGTAACCTTGGCGTAGGTGTGGGATATGCAGTTATTGCGTATCAAGCTACGTTAAAAGGTATTAGTAAGCTAGAAGTTAACGAGCAGAGCTTGCTTAACGAGCTAGACAATAACTGGGAACTATTAGCAGAGCCAATTCAAACGGTAATGCGTCGTTACGGTATTGAAAAGCCTTATGAGAAACTTAAAGAGTTAACTCGTGGTAAGAAAGTAAATGCTGAAGTTATCGCCGAGTTTATCGATAATTTAGACATGCCAGATGCCGCTAAAGCCGAGCTGAAAGCTTTATCGCCGGCAACTTACATTGGCGACGCAATCAGGCTGGTAGATCAGTTATAA
- a CDS encoding molybdopterin cofactor-binding domain-containing protein: protein MSQNTYFDMNRRSFLKSTAAAGALVLGTYFMGSAPRAMAGVLAKPADNAKRANLFIALRPDGVVEVTCHRSEMGQQIRTAIAQIVADEMEAAWDKVVVIQGKGDPKYGDQNTDGSRSIRFNMQRLREMGASVRYMMQHAAAKRWGVEPSSCVAEQHVVTHTSGKTLAYKDLIDDALTITPPEADKLTLKDRKEWRYINTGMAHIDLQDIVTGKATFAADVREPKALVAIIERPPVVGGRVKSFNADKAKAVKGVVDVIEIPAPKGAPQFQPKGGVAIIANNTWAAWQGRKALEVTWDDGANGDYNSQSFKEQLLNTVNAPQALVREKGDAVSVLEKASDKLIADYYVPHLAQAPMEPPCATAMYHKDRVDVWAATQNPQADMETVGAMVGMDKEKINVHVTMLGGAFGRKSKPDFSAEAAYLSMKTGKPIRVQWTREDDIQHGFYHAVSAQHVEAALDENGKIDAYLHRTAFSPIASTFQEGANAPFSFELDLGFTDNPILTPNMKLERGEAPAKARIGWMRSVSNIFHAFAVQSFINEAAHKAGKDAKDYLLEVIGPDRVIDVTEQKAEYNNYWGDKSVYPLDTGRLRNVIERVSDMAGWGREMPKGRGLGIAAHRSFLTYVATVVEVEVSDAGDLNVIKSWVAIDAGTVVNTDTVKNQTQGGSVYGITTAISDGITFDKGRVQQSNFHNYRVPRMSDSPLEVDVEVIESDAPPAGVGEPATPVYAPALCNAIFAACGKRIRQLPIGDQLKA from the coding sequence ATGAGTCAGAATACCTATTTTGATATGAATCGTCGCAGCTTTTTAAAGTCGACCGCTGCAGCGGGTGCATTGGTACTAGGTACCTATTTTATGGGCAGCGCTCCTCGCGCTATGGCTGGCGTTCTGGCTAAACCCGCCGATAATGCAAAGCGAGCAAACTTGTTTATTGCACTTCGTCCAGACGGAGTGGTTGAAGTTACCTGCCACCGTAGTGAAATGGGTCAGCAAATTCGTACCGCAATTGCTCAAATTGTGGCAGACGAAATGGAAGCGGCTTGGGATAAGGTTGTTGTTATTCAAGGTAAAGGCGACCCTAAGTACGGTGACCAAAACACCGATGGCTCGCGTAGTATCCGCTTCAATATGCAGCGTCTTCGAGAAATGGGCGCCAGCGTACGCTATATGATGCAACATGCTGCAGCCAAGCGTTGGGGTGTTGAGCCTAGTAGCTGTGTTGCCGAGCAACATGTGGTAACTCACACTTCGGGTAAGACTCTTGCCTATAAAGACTTAATTGATGATGCACTGACTATTACGCCGCCAGAAGCAGATAAGCTTACCCTTAAAGATAGGAAAGAATGGCGTTACATCAATACTGGTATGGCGCACATTGACCTTCAAGATATCGTTACCGGCAAAGCCACTTTTGCCGCCGACGTACGCGAACCCAAAGCACTTGTAGCGATAATCGAACGCCCCCCTGTAGTCGGTGGAAGAGTAAAAAGCTTTAACGCAGATAAGGCGAAAGCGGTAAAAGGTGTGGTTGACGTTATTGAAATACCTGCGCCTAAAGGCGCACCGCAATTTCAACCGAAAGGTGGTGTAGCAATTATTGCTAACAACACATGGGCAGCGTGGCAGGGTCGCAAAGCGCTTGAAGTCACTTGGGATGATGGTGCAAACGGCGACTACAATTCACAGAGCTTTAAAGAACAGTTACTTAACACCGTAAATGCACCGCAAGCCCTTGTCAGAGAGAAAGGTGATGCGGTGAGCGTTTTAGAAAAGGCCAGCGACAAGCTAATTGCCGACTACTACGTGCCGCATTTAGCACAAGCCCCCATGGAGCCCCCATGCGCGACAGCCATGTACCACAAAGATCGCGTTGACGTATGGGCTGCAACACAAAACCCGCAGGCTGATATGGAAACTGTGGGCGCTATGGTTGGTATGGACAAAGAAAAAATTAATGTCCACGTTACCATGCTAGGCGGCGCATTTGGTCGTAAGTCTAAGCCTGATTTTTCTGCTGAGGCAGCATACCTTTCAATGAAGACGGGCAAACCAATTCGCGTTCAGTGGACACGTGAGGACGACATTCAGCACGGTTTCTATCATGCTGTGTCGGCTCAGCATGTCGAAGCGGCTTTAGATGAAAACGGTAAGATTGACGCATATCTTCACAGAACCGCGTTTTCTCCTATTGCTTCAACCTTCCAAGAAGGTGCAAACGCACCGTTTAGCTTTGAGTTAGATTTGGGCTTTACTGACAACCCTATTCTAACGCCAAACATGAAGCTAGAGCGCGGTGAAGCACCGGCAAAAGCACGTATTGGATGGATGCGTTCTGTATCAAATATCTTTCACGCCTTTGCTGTTCAGTCGTTTATCAATGAAGCAGCACACAAGGCAGGTAAAGATGCAAAAGATTACCTATTAGAAGTTATCGGCCCTGATAGAGTTATCGATGTTACAGAGCAAAAAGCCGAGTACAACAACTATTGGGGGGATAAATCAGTCTACCCACTGGATACAGGCCGCCTGCGCAATGTTATCGAAAGAGTATCAGATATGGCAGGCTGGGGGCGAGAGATGCCTAAAGGCCGCGGGCTGGGTATTGCTGCGCACCGCAGTTTCTTAACTTATGTAGCTACCGTGGTTGAAGTTGAAGTGTCTGATGCTGGCGATCTCAACGTGATCAAGTCTTGGGTAGCCATTGATGCAGGTACTGTAGTTAACACCGATACGGTTAAGAACCAAACGCAAGGTGGCTCAGTCTACGGTATTACCACCGCGATAAGCGATGGTATTACCTTTGATAAAGGTCGCGTACAACAAAGTAACTTCCACAACTACCGCGTACCGCGTATGAGCGATTCACCGCTAGAAGTAGACGTAGAAGTGATTGAAAGCGATGCGCCACCAGCGGGTGTGGGCGAACCAGCAACGCCGGTATATGCGCCAGCACTGTGTAACGCAATATTTGCTGCGTGCGGTAAACGTATTCGACAGTTGCCTATAGGTGACCAGCTGAAAGCTTAA
- a CDS encoding DUF4826 family protein, producing the protein MAEQQERQPISEEEHGNWVREQFQKANKFLAENGILFDTVITEDSRYLMPYLAVWKIKAMDGKLYWVISGDLPSDYTTVDNAKNAKEVLRHFSMHWQLKAENLINAKGADESQKAFGALLVNRAESLFAMQNTPDLWV; encoded by the coding sequence ATGGCTGAACAACAAGAAAGACAACCTATCAGTGAAGAAGAACACGGGAATTGGGTAAGAGAGCAGTTTCAAAAAGCAAATAAGTTTCTAGCAGAAAATGGTATCTTGTTTGACACCGTTATCACTGAAGATAGCCGTTACTTAATGCCGTATCTAGCGGTGTGGAAGATTAAAGCAATGGACGGTAAGCTTTACTGGGTAATAAGCGGTGACTTACCTTCTGATTACACAACAGTAGATAATGCGAAAAATGCGAAAGAAGTATTGCGCCATTTTTCTATGCATTGGCAACTTAAAGCAGAAAATTTGATTAACGCTAAGGGTGCAGACGAAAGCCAAAAGGCGTTTGGAGCGCTTTTAGTGAATCGCGCTGAAAGCTTATTTGCGATGCAAAATACGCCAGATCTTTGGGTGTAA
- a CDS encoding cupin domain-containing protein, with protein sequence MSTNDNTYFIDAQTGTGFNAETFLKHYWQQKPVVIKNFFPNFADPIDENDLAGLAQESDVDARIISNDQGNWHVEQGPISDFEKACKGKWTLLVQGVDKYVPDVAPILAPFSFVPNWRLDDLMVSFATNGAGVGAHIDQYDVFLVQGKGKRRWRVGKPANYKEVCPHPKLRQIEGFEPVIDVICEPGDVVYVPPGWPHDGATVEDSLTYSVGYRAPDNLQLAESLAMMLDKGAGNYRFTDAGRTIQSSSALVNASDVAALKQQLIDAINSEDFTYSLLEAMSEQGVPEFPLEDEVTLEQISNEFAAGISFAPAPGIRALICDGKRGLPRALYVNGSQFTFAKSDQEWFEVLASGAVLNATCCQDAPSFTFLETLTTLINNGYWEWAED encoded by the coding sequence ATGAGCACAAACGACAATACGTACTTTATTGATGCACAAACAGGTACAGGCTTTAATGCCGAAACTTTCTTAAAGCACTACTGGCAACAAAAGCCTGTGGTAATAAAGAATTTTTTTCCAAACTTTGCAGATCCTATAGATGAAAACGACTTGGCAGGGCTCGCACAAGAGTCAGATGTCGACGCTCGAATCATAAGCAATGACCAAGGAAACTGGCATGTTGAACAAGGACCAATCAGCGACTTTGAAAAGGCATGCAAGGGTAAATGGACACTACTTGTTCAGGGCGTAGATAAGTATGTACCGGACGTTGCGCCAATTCTCGCACCTTTTTCTTTTGTTCCTAACTGGCGACTAGACGACCTGATGGTAAGCTTCGCTACAAATGGAGCAGGTGTTGGGGCTCACATCGACCAATACGATGTGTTCCTTGTTCAAGGTAAAGGGAAAAGGCGCTGGCGTGTAGGTAAACCTGCAAACTACAAAGAAGTGTGCCCACACCCGAAACTAAGACAAATTGAAGGCTTTGAGCCTGTCATAGATGTTATTTGTGAACCTGGCGATGTGGTCTATGTGCCGCCGGGTTGGCCTCATGATGGCGCAACAGTTGAAGACAGCCTGACCTACTCAGTGGGCTATCGCGCACCAGACAATCTGCAATTGGCTGAAAGCCTGGCAATGATGCTGGATAAAGGTGCTGGAAATTACCGCTTTACCGATGCTGGCAGAACAATACAATCAAGCAGTGCACTAGTTAACGCCAGCGATGTTGCAGCGCTTAAACAGCAACTGATAGACGCTATTAATAGTGAAGATTTCACGTATTCCCTTCTAGAAGCCATGAGCGAACAAGGGGTTCCGGAATTCCCACTCGAAGATGAAGTCACCTTAGAGCAAATTTCAAATGAATTCGCGGCAGGCATTAGCTTTGCTCCTGCGCCCGGCATTCGCGCGTTAATTTGTGATGGCAAGCGTGGCTTACCGCGCGCTCTTTATGTAAACGGAAGCCAATTCACTTTTGCGAAAAGTGACCAAGAATGGTTTGAAGTGCTAGCATCGGGTGCCGTTTTGAACGCAACATGCTGCCAAGATGCGCCTTCTTTTACATTTTTAGAAACCTTAACTACACTTATTAATAATGGTTATTGGGAATGGGCCGAGGATTAA
- a CDS encoding adenylate/guanylate cyclase domain-containing protein has product MDLRKNDDKGRVTSSEQGGPTIKPLHPNALQNAKQVQNDANKGVSVKHEVQCAVVIFCDLSNYQGLAKQYGDTMCTGIVETLFSQFDETANDLALVPLKTNGDQYIAVGFCSESSFAKSCLHAAYRHEPFRVLQDVAHCAMEFAIKARDLVSSHTLLMSSSCQLRSGIAAGALLAGYSSRVSSGFDIWGTTVNKAAMLEQATAPNTIAVCEKTYHALHTGSVKNDLPITKDSVKPCESDNCASISGNQNSIRILTNQVGQRALYNTQIKVKAALLNAYIC; this is encoded by the coding sequence ATGGACTTACGCAAAAATGACGATAAAGGCCGTGTCACGTCTAGTGAGCAAGGCGGGCCGACTATAAAGCCCCTTCACCCGAATGCGTTACAAAATGCTAAGCAAGTACAAAACGATGCCAATAAGGGTGTAAGCGTAAAACACGAAGTGCAATGCGCCGTTGTAATTTTCTGTGACCTATCGAATTATCAAGGTTTAGCAAAGCAATACGGCGATACAATGTGTACTGGTATTGTGGAAACACTGTTTAGCCAGTTTGATGAAACAGCAAATGACCTAGCACTTGTACCGCTTAAAACCAACGGCGACCAGTATATTGCAGTGGGGTTTTGCAGTGAATCTAGTTTTGCTAAATCTTGCCTCCACGCCGCTTATCGACATGAACCATTTCGGGTACTTCAAGACGTAGCTCACTGCGCGATGGAGTTTGCTATCAAGGCTCGTGACCTTGTTAGCAGCCACACTTTATTAATGTCTTCGTCTTGTCAGCTACGCTCGGGTATTGCCGCCGGTGCTCTACTGGCAGGTTACTCTTCTCGCGTATCATCAGGCTTTGATATTTGGGGAACAACCGTGAACAAAGCAGCAATGTTAGAGCAAGCTACCGCTCCTAACACTATTGCGGTTTGTGAAAAAACTTATCATGCGCTGCACACGGGTAGCGTTAAAAATGACTTACCAATAACCAAAGATTCAGTTAAACCGTGTGAATCTGATAACTGTGCTTCTATTAGCGGCAATCAAAACTCAATTCGGATTTTAACTAATCAGGTGGGCCAACGAGCACTTTACAACACTCAAATTAAAGTCAAAGCGGCATTACTGAATGCTTACATTTGCTAG
- a CDS encoding (2Fe-2S)-binding protein: MITFTVNGNKHEFSGDPSTPVLWYLRDELNLTGPKFGCGMAQCGACTVHIDGMAQRSCVLPVSAVQGKKITTIEGLSDNGDHPVQKAWVEHKVPQCGFCQCGQIMQAASLLSTNPTPSDEEIVQNMSGNICRCGTYPRIHKAIKSASKSMSGNAGVSYFDPSKTGEEA; the protein is encoded by the coding sequence ATGATCACGTTTACCGTTAATGGTAACAAACACGAATTCTCTGGTGACCCTTCAACACCAGTGTTGTGGTACCTTCGTGACGAATTAAACCTTACAGGACCTAAGTTTGGCTGTGGTATGGCGCAATGTGGCGCGTGTACTGTTCACATTGACGGTATGGCACAACGCTCTTGCGTATTACCTGTTTCAGCCGTTCAAGGCAAAAAAATTACCACCATTGAAGGGCTAAGCGACAATGGCGATCACCCTGTCCAAAAAGCGTGGGTAGAACACAAAGTACCACAATGTGGTTTCTGCCAGTGCGGTCAAATCATGCAAGCTGCCAGTCTGTTATCAACCAACCCAACGCCAAGTGACGAAGAGATTGTTCAGAATATGTCGGGCAACATATGTCGTTGCGGCACCTACCCTCGCATTCATAAAGCTATAAAGTCCGCATCGAAATCAATGAGCGGCAATGCGGGTGTTAGCTACTTTGACCCAAGCAAAACGGGAGAAGAAGCATGA
- the ppsA gene encoding phosphoenolpyruvate synthase translates to MQEYVLWYQELGMHDVGRVGGKNASLGEMISNLANAGVQVPGGFATTAEAFNEFLEQSGLEARIHEVLDSLDVDDVNALTEAGKNIRQWIIDTPFQGKLEEEIKTAFVTLQGDAGEEASFAVRSSATAEDMPDASFAGQQETFLNVKGYEAVLVAIKHVFASLFNDRAISYRVHQGYDHKGVALSAGIQRMVRSDIASSGVMFTIDTESGFEDVVFITSSFGLGEMVVQGAVNPDEFYVHKPTLDKGLPAIVRRNLGSKLTKMVYSDDEAHGKQVSIVDIDAADSKTFSLTDDEVMELAKQAQIIEQHYKRPMDIEWAKDGADGKLYIVQARPETVRSREDSQSIERFQLKGQSNIVCEGRAIGHKIGAGVAKVLDSIEEMDKIQAGDVLVTDMTDPDWEPIMKKASAIVTNRGGRTCHAAIIARELGIPAVVGCGNATDSIKNGDKITVSCAEGDTGFIYGDELEFDVVTSRIDAMPELPLKVMMNVGNPDRAFDFARLPNAGVGLARLEFIINRMIGVHPKALLNFDSQPEELKEEISDMIAGYESPTEYYIEKLVEGISTIGAAFSPEKVIVRMSDFKSNEYFNLVGGYQYEPDEENPMLGFRGASRYISEDFRDCFALECEAIKRVRNKMGLTNVEIMIPFVRTLEEGRQVIELLEEQGLKKGENGLRVIMMCELPSNALLADKFLDIFDGFSIGSNDLTQLTLGLDRDSGLIAHLFDERDEAVKALLSMAIQAAKKRGKYVGICGQGPSDHEDFAAWLVEEGIDSVSLNPDTVVETWLYLAEKHG, encoded by the coding sequence GTGCAAGAATACGTACTTTGGTATCAAGAACTGGGCATGCATGATGTGGGTCGCGTAGGCGGCAAAAATGCATCATTAGGCGAGATGATCTCAAACCTGGCGAACGCCGGTGTGCAGGTGCCGGGTGGTTTTGCTACCACCGCCGAAGCATTTAATGAGTTTCTAGAGCAAAGCGGCCTAGAAGCGCGTATCCACGAAGTCTTAGACTCGCTAGACGTAGACGATGTGAATGCACTTACCGAAGCGGGTAAAAACATTCGTCAGTGGATCATCGACACGCCATTTCAAGGCAAGTTAGAAGAAGAAATCAAAACTGCCTTTGTTACGCTGCAGGGGGATGCAGGTGAAGAAGCGTCATTTGCAGTGCGTTCTTCTGCTACCGCAGAAGATATGCCTGACGCGTCATTCGCAGGGCAACAAGAGACTTTCCTAAACGTTAAAGGTTATGAAGCCGTGCTGGTGGCTATCAAGCACGTATTCGCATCACTGTTTAACGACCGCGCTATTTCTTATCGCGTGCACCAAGGTTACGACCATAAAGGTGTGGCGCTATCTGCTGGTATACAGCGCATGGTGCGCAGTGACATCGCTTCATCGGGCGTTATGTTTACTATCGATACAGAGTCAGGTTTTGAGGACGTTGTATTCATCACCAGTTCATTCGGTTTAGGCGAAATGGTGGTACAGGGTGCCGTTAACCCTGATGAATTCTATGTTCACAAACCAACGCTAGACAAAGGCTTACCTGCAATTGTTCGTCGTAATCTAGGCAGTAAGCTTACTAAGATGGTGTATTCAGACGATGAAGCTCACGGTAAGCAGGTGTCTATTGTTGATATTGATGCTGCCGACAGCAAAACTTTCTCATTAACCGACGATGAAGTAATGGAGCTTGCTAAGCAGGCACAAATTATTGAACAGCACTACAAGCGCCCTATGGACATTGAATGGGCCAAAGATGGCGCAGACGGCAAACTTTACATTGTTCAGGCTCGCCCAGAAACAGTACGCAGTCGTGAAGACTCACAGAGCATTGAGCGCTTCCAGTTAAAAGGTCAAAGCAACATTGTTTGTGAAGGCCGTGCAATTGGTCACAAAATTGGTGCTGGTGTAGCGAAAGTACTTGATTCAATTGAAGAGATGGACAAAATCCAAGCAGGTGATGTTCTGGTAACTGACATGACAGACCCTGACTGGGAGCCTATCATGAAGAAGGCCTCTGCGATTGTTACTAATCGTGGTGGCCGTACCTGTCACGCGGCAATCATTGCTCGTGAGTTAGGTATTCCAGCGGTAGTAGGTTGTGGTAACGCAACTGACAGTATTAAAAATGGCGACAAGATTACTGTGTCTTGCGCTGAAGGTGACACCGGTTTCATTTATGGCGACGAACTAGAGTTCGACGTTGTGACCTCACGCATTGACGCTATGCCAGAGCTACCGCTTAAAGTGATGATGAACGTGGGTAACCCAGACCGTGCATTCGACTTTGCTCGCTTGCCTAACGCAGGTGTTGGTCTTGCTCGCCTTGAGTTTATTATCAACCGTATGATTGGTGTGCATCCTAAAGCGCTGCTTAATTTCGACAGCCAACCAGAAGAGTTGAAAGAAGAAATAAGCGACATGATCGCAGGTTACGAATCACCAACGGAATACTACATCGAGAAATTGGTAGAAGGTATTTCAACCATTGGCGCAGCCTTCTCGCCAGAGAAAGTTATCGTTCGTATGTCAGATTTCAAATCGAACGAATACTTCAACTTAGTGGGCGGTTATCAATACGAGCCAGACGAAGAAAACCCAATGTTAGGTTTCCGCGGTGCGAGCCGCTATATTTCTGAAGACTTCCGCGATTGTTTTGCCCTTGAATGTGAAGCGATTAAACGCGTTCGAAACAAAATGGGATTGACCAACGTTGAGATCATGATCCCGTTTGTTCGCACGCTAGAAGAAGGTCGTCAGGTCATTGAACTCCTTGAAGAGCAGGGCCTTAAGAAAGGCGAAAATGGCCTTCGCGTTATCATGATGTGTGAACTACCATCGAACGCATTGCTTGCTGATAAGTTCCTGGATATTTTCGATGGTTTCTCAATCGGCTCTAATGACTTAACGCAGCTAACGCTAGGACTAGATCGCGACAGCGGTCTTATTGCACACTTGTTTGACGAGCGTGACGAAGCGGTGAAAGCACTGCTTTCAATGGCAATCCAAGCTGCGAAGAAACGCGGTAAATACGTGGGTATTTGTGGTCAAGGTCCATCTGATCACGAAGATTTCGCTGCCTGGTTAGTAGAAGAGGGTATCGATTCGGTATCGCTTAACCCTGATACTGTCGTTGAGACATGGCTATACCTTGCTGAAAAGCATGGCTAA
- a CDS encoding GNAT family N-acetyltransferase: protein MAFTIQNVDWEKDKHRLKALREHVFVLEWQVPEASEFDEHDSSACHVLIVNDQNEPIATGRLTKKGELGRIAVKRCHRTLPVYRALFGALIAAAKQNNLPIIKVICNLESVSYHQSIGFKPDGNVFMDAGVPRQRLQCPAERFPLPDVTQLH from the coding sequence ATGGCGTTTACTATACAAAACGTCGATTGGGAAAAGGATAAACATCGACTTAAAGCACTTAGGGAACATGTATTTGTTTTAGAGTGGCAAGTACCGGAAGCTAGCGAGTTCGACGAACACGATAGCTCGGCGTGCCATGTGCTGATAGTCAACGACCAAAACGAACCCATTGCCACGGGGCGCTTAACGAAAAAAGGTGAACTTGGCCGTATTGCAGTTAAGCGCTGTCACAGAACACTTCCTGTTTACCGCGCTTTGTTTGGCGCTTTAATAGCAGCGGCTAAACAAAATAACCTTCCCATAATCAAAGTTATCTGTAATTTGGAAAGCGTGTCATATCACCAATCTATTGGGTTTAAACCGGACGGAAACGTGTTTATGGACGCGGGCGTTCCCAGACAAAGGCTTCAATGTCCGGCAGAGCGATTTCCTCTGCCAGATGTCACCCAGCTGCACTAG